The Actinomycetota bacterium genome includes a region encoding these proteins:
- a CDS encoding peptidylprolyl isomerase: protein MSSRPPKRQRKKDAAAARREAMREMMERQRRRRRIINLSVISALILGGVAIAAVATLGGKEERKALTTSKPKASPSTAPTPAPIACDAPLPEAAGTKKEEYTAAEDQKLNKARIYVWRLETSCGLIDIELDVARAPKTANSIVFLARKGFFDGLTFHRLAKGFVIQGGDPKGDGTGGAGYKVTEAPPKTLKYTEGLVAMAKGGQEAAGTSSSQFFVVTGPGGAGLTPDYALVGKVTAGLDIAKRIEGFAKGGPPGDPGAEQPTAKVYINKSTVVEKAPAASVSPGASGRSPSPRVSPSATRTPSATRR, encoded by the coding sequence ATGTCGTCACGTCCCCCCAAGCGCCAGCGCAAAAAGGATGCGGCCGCCGCCAGGCGCGAGGCCATGCGCGAGATGATGGAGCGCCAGCGCCGCAGGCGTCGCATCATCAACCTCAGCGTCATCTCGGCGCTGATCCTGGGGGGAGTGGCCATAGCGGCAGTCGCGACGCTCGGGGGCAAGGAGGAGCGCAAGGCGCTGACGACCTCAAAGCCCAAGGCGTCGCCCTCCACGGCCCCGACGCCGGCCCCCATCGCCTGCGACGCCCCGCTTCCCGAGGCGGCCGGCACCAAGAAAGAGGAGTACACCGCTGCCGAGGACCAGAAGCTCAACAAGGCCAGGATTTACGTGTGGCGTCTGGAAACCTCGTGCGGCCTCATCGACATCGAGCTGGACGTGGCGCGCGCGCCCAAGACGGCCAACTCGATCGTCTTCCTCGCCCGCAAGGGCTTCTTCGACGGGCTGACCTTCCATCGCCTGGCCAAGGGCTTTGTGATCCAGGGCGGCGACCCGAAGGGAGACGGGACGGGCGGAGCCGGCTACAAGGTGACGGAGGCTCCCCCCAAGACGCTCAAGTACACGGAGGGCCTCGTTGCCATGGCCAAGGGCGGGCAGGAGGCGGCCGGGACGTCCAGCTCCCAGTTCTTCGTCGTCACCGGCCCCGGGGGCGCCGGCCTCACCCCCGACTACGCGCTGGTGGGCAAGGTCACGGCCGGACTGGATATCGCCAAGAGGATTGAGGGCTTCGCCAAGGGCGGTCCGCCCGGCGACCCGGGGGCCGAGCAGCCGACGGCCAAGGTCTACATCAACAAGTCCACGGTGGTGGAGAAGGCGCCGGCCGCATCGGTGAGTCCCGGGGCGTCCGGACGCAGCCCCTCTCCGCGAGTTTCGCCGTCGGCCACGCGGACCCCCTCCGCAACCAGGAGATAG
- a CDS encoding histidine phosphatase family protein, whose protein sequence is MTSPQPSTVVLGVRHGEVHNPRGVIYAGLPGYGLSEAGRAQGAALAHGLSGHRVAAVYCSPLERAVQTAEFLSGLCDAPMVTDDRLIEWKYWSEWGGLTWEELRERKGDEFAAYLEDPGSLTRGETIEVLADRVQDWLDEVRGAHAGGLVIGVSHLEPLRAILVRLTGGPWAGMGRILIPPGQAVRLQPDPSPQPAPPGHLISPETGGLPHLR, encoded by the coding sequence ATGACTTCCCCCCAGCCGTCCACCGTGGTGCTCGGGGTCCGGCACGGCGAGGTGCACAACCCGCGGGGGGTCATCTACGCGGGCCTTCCCGGTTACGGACTGTCCGAAGCCGGACGAGCCCAGGGGGCCGCTCTCGCACATGGACTTTCCGGACACCGTGTCGCCGCCGTCTACTGCTCGCCGCTGGAGCGCGCGGTCCAGACTGCGGAGTTCCTGTCGGGGCTGTGCGATGCGCCGATGGTCACCGACGACAGGCTGATCGAGTGGAAGTACTGGTCGGAGTGGGGCGGGCTGACGTGGGAGGAGTTGCGCGAGCGCAAGGGCGACGAGTTCGCGGCCTACCTGGAGGACCCCGGCTCCCTGACGCGCGGCGAGACCATCGAGGTGCTGGCGGACAGGGTCCAGGACTGGCTGGACGAGGTCCGCGGCGCACATGCGGGCGGGCTCGTCATCGGGGTATCGCACCTGGAGCCCCTCCGGGCGATCCTCGTCCGGCTGACGGGGGGACCGTGGGCCGGGATGGGCCGCATCCTGATCCCTCCCGGTCAGGCTGTCCGCCTGCAACCGGACCCGTCCCCCCAACCCGCGCCGCCCGGGCACCTCATCTCCCCCGAAACCGGGGGCCTCCCCCACTTGCGCTAG